The Candidatus Manganitrophaceae bacterium genome has a segment encoding these proteins:
- a CDS encoding Gfo/Idh/MocA family oxidoreductase — MKQENEGRSKNIALIGSGYWGKNLLRNFDDLGVLRTVCESDPTRLSVIQEAYPDLTFTPAFSEVLEDKEIDAVVIAAPASLHFDLAKRALEAGKDVFVEKPLALDAKEGRHLVDLAEKKRRILMVGHLLQYHPAVLKLRELIDNGELGKIDYIYSTRLNLGKIRREENILWSFAPHDISVILMLLGELPKEVSTHGGNYLHPTIADVTFTNFSFASGVRAHLFVSWLHPYKEQKMVIVGEKKMAVFDDVSPDRKLLLFPHKIEWINREPVPSRGSGEIVSFTMKEPLHEECLHFLECLSNRKRPKTDGAEGLRVLEVLQACQDSLQQQGRAVRVGNLSNEASPQERFYVDPTSRVDEGAVVGEGTKIWHFSHIMKGSEIGRHCNIGQNVVISPQVKIGNGVKIQNNVSIYTGVMLEDDVFCGPSMVFTNVINPRSAVSRKEEFKQTLVKQGASIGANATIVCGRTIGRYAFVGAGAVVTKDIPDFALVYGNPAAQHGWVCRCGVKLAFKGSKATCSACGTLYKKEKGGCQILPPSSSSNLPKTTPRNRH; from the coding sequence ATGAAACAAGAGAACGAGGGCCGCTCCAAGAACATCGCATTAATCGGAAGCGGATATTGGGGTAAGAATCTCCTGAGAAATTTTGACGATCTCGGTGTGCTCCGGACAGTTTGCGAGAGCGATCCGACCCGCCTCTCGGTCATCCAAGAAGCCTATCCCGATTTGACGTTCACCCCGGCGTTTTCCGAGGTCTTGGAAGACAAGGAGATCGATGCGGTCGTGATTGCAGCGCCGGCATCGCTCCATTTCGATTTGGCAAAACGGGCGCTCGAAGCGGGAAAGGATGTCTTTGTCGAGAAGCCGCTCGCCCTCGATGCCAAAGAGGGGCGTCACCTGGTCGATTTGGCCGAGAAAAAAAGGCGGATCTTGATGGTCGGCCACCTTCTGCAATACCATCCGGCCGTTCTGAAGCTCAGGGAGCTGATCGACAACGGGGAGCTTGGAAAGATCGATTATATCTACTCCACCCGCCTGAATCTCGGAAAGATTCGAAGAGAGGAGAATATCCTCTGGAGCTTCGCCCCGCATGATATCTCCGTGATTCTGATGCTCCTCGGCGAGCTGCCGAAAGAGGTCTCGACCCACGGAGGAAACTACCTCCATCCGACGATCGCCGATGTAACGTTTACAAATTTCTCTTTCGCGAGCGGGGTTCGGGCGCATCTCTTCGTCAGCTGGCTGCATCCTTACAAAGAGCAGAAGATGGTGATTGTCGGGGAGAAGAAGATGGCTGTGTTTGATGATGTCTCACCCGACCGGAAACTCCTTCTCTTTCCCCATAAGATAGAATGGATCAATCGGGAGCCGGTCCCCTCGCGTGGAAGCGGAGAGATCGTGTCTTTTACCATGAAGGAGCCGCTTCACGAAGAATGCCTCCATTTTCTCGAGTGTCTCTCGAACCGGAAGCGCCCGAAAACGGATGGAGCCGAGGGGCTGCGCGTTTTGGAGGTGCTGCAGGCCTGCCAAGATTCTCTTCAGCAACAGGGGAGAGCGGTCCGCGTCGGCAATCTATCGAACGAGGCTTCGCCGCAAGAGAGGTTCTACGTCGATCCGACCAGTCGGGTCGATGAGGGGGCGGTCGTCGGAGAAGGAACGAAGATATGGCATTTCTCTCACATCATGAAAGGAAGTGAAATCGGCCGCCACTGCAACATCGGCCAAAATGTCGTCATCTCGCCTCAAGTCAAGATCGGAAACGGCGTGAAGATTCAGAACAATGTGTCGATCTACACCGGCGTGATGCTGGAAGACGATGTCTTTTGCGGTCCGAGCATGGTCTTCACCAATGTGATCAATCCGCGGAGTGCGGTTTCTCGAAAAGAAGAATTCAAGCAAACGTTGGTGAAGCAGGGGGCCAGTATCGGGGCGAACGCAACCATCGTCTGCGGAAGGACGATCGGCCGTTATGCCTTCGTCGGCGCCGGCGCCGTTGTCACAAAGGATATACCCGATTTCGCGTTGGTCTATGGAAACCCGGCTGCTCAGCACGGCTGGGTCTGCCGATGCGGGGTGAAACTTGCCTTCAAAGGATCGAAAGCGACCTGCTCCGCCTGCGGCACCCTCTATAAAAAAGAGAAGGGAGGTTGCCAGATCCTCCCCCCCTCATCCTCATCAAACCTACCTAAAACCACTCCTAGAAACCGACATTGA
- a CDS encoding ABC transporter permease, giving the protein MRVLWAIARNTFKEAVRNKILYSLIFFALVMMGLSLVLDQVTIGQRSKIIKDFGLASINIFGVLIAIVVGISLVYKEIDKRTIYPILAKPVRRSQFLIGKYFGIVLTLAVEVMVMSFFLFFLLGIYAAGSGPVFDVGLFEAIAFIFMELAVVAAAAILFSSFSTPFLSGMFTLAIYIIGHLTADLKRLGALSGNLLLERLTALMYYLLPDLENFNIKGEVVYGLPLESGKIFLGSLYALVYISLLLFLSSVIFQTRDFK; this is encoded by the coding sequence ATGAGAGTCTTGTGGGCGATTGCCCGGAATACTTTCAAAGAAGCGGTTCGCAATAAAATTCTGTACAGTCTGATCTTTTTTGCGCTCGTAATGATGGGGCTGTCGCTCGTTCTCGATCAGGTGACCATCGGCCAGCGAAGTAAAATCATTAAAGACTTCGGACTCGCCAGCATTAATATTTTTGGTGTCTTGATTGCCATCGTCGTAGGAATCAGCCTCGTCTATAAGGAGATCGACAAGCGGACGATTTATCCGATTTTGGCGAAGCCGGTGCGCCGCAGCCAATTCCTAATCGGAAAATATTTCGGAATCGTGTTGACGTTGGCCGTTGAGGTGATGGTGATGTCATTTTTTTTATTCTTCCTGTTGGGAATATATGCAGCGGGGAGCGGCCCCGTTTTTGATGTCGGCCTGTTCGAAGCGATTGCCTTTATTTTTATGGAGCTGGCCGTGGTCGCCGCCGCCGCGATTCTTTTCTCCTCCTTCTCGACGCCATTCCTGAGCGGGATGTTTACGCTGGCCATCTACATCATCGGTCATTTGACGGCGGACCTCAAAAGACTGGGGGCGCTTTCCGGAAATCTTCTGTTAGAACGGCTGACCGCGCTCATGTACTATCTCCTTCCCGACCTGGAGAATTTTAATATCAAGGGCGAGGTGGTTTACGGCCTGCCGCTGGAAAGCGGGAAGATCTTTTTAGGATCTCTTTATGCGCTGGTTTATATTTCGCTTTTGCTGTTTTTATCGTCTGTCATCTTTCAAACGCGGGATTTTAAGTAA
- a CDS encoding ABC transporter ATP-binding protein, protein MALAIQTQHLTKSFRTGFWLKETLSLSDLNLEVEEGRIFGFLGHNGAGKTTTIKLLIGVLYPTSGDALIFGKSISEIAVKREIGFLPESPYFYDYLTGFEFLDFCGQLFGMGQKERSRRITALFELVHLQGAEKEQLRKYSKGMLQRIGLAQALINDPKLVILDEPMSGLDPIGRKDVRDIIVRLREEGKTVFFSTHVLSDAEMICDEVGIIIKGRLRNKGKLEEMLNPKLRSIEVCLTGLSREKETSLKAFSERLTIRGQELYLTLDNQETLAKLIHWTEQQGGEIVSIVPRKESLEDIFMEEMKGARQ, encoded by the coding sequence ATGGCACTGGCGATACAGACACAACATCTCACTAAAAGCTTTCGGACCGGTTTTTGGTTAAAAGAGACGCTTTCCCTCTCCGATCTGAATCTAGAGGTTGAGGAGGGAAGAATATTCGGATTTCTCGGCCATAATGGCGCCGGGAAAACGACGACCATTAAACTGTTGATCGGGGTCCTTTACCCCACTTCAGGCGACGCGCTGATTTTCGGTAAGTCAATTTCTGAGATTGCCGTGAAAAGGGAAATCGGGTTTCTTCCTGAAAGTCCTTACTTCTATGACTATCTGACCGGTTTCGAATTTCTCGATTTTTGCGGACAGCTCTTTGGAATGGGCCAGAAAGAGCGGTCCAGACGAATCACGGCACTTTTTGAGCTGGTACATTTGCAAGGGGCGGAGAAAGAGCAGCTTCGAAAATATTCGAAGGGGATGCTTCAGAGAATCGGGTTGGCGCAAGCGCTGATCAACGACCCGAAATTGGTTATTTTGGACGAGCCGATGTCGGGGCTCGATCCGATTGGCCGGAAGGACGTTCGTGATATTATTGTTCGATTGAGGGAAGAAGGGAAGACTGTTTTCTTCAGCACCCATGTCCTCTCCGATGCGGAGATGATCTGCGACGAAGTCGGCATTATCATTAAAGGCCGACTTCGAAACAAGGGGAAGCTGGAAGAGATGCTCAATCCCAAGCTGAGGTCGATTGAGGTCTGCCTCACCGGCCTCTCTCGGGAAAAAGAAACTTCGTTGAAAGCCTTTTCAGAACGGCTCACGATCCGCGGTCAAGAGCTCTATCTGACGCTGGATAATCAAGAGACCCTCGCAAAGCTGATCCATTGGACTGAGCAGCAGGGGGGGGAAATCGTTTCGATCGTGCCGAGAAAGGAGAGTTTGGAAGACATCTTTATGGAAGAGATGAAGGGAGCGCGTCAATGA
- a CDS encoding flippase-like domain-containing protein has translation MSDPWMLTLKSGMTAGKRKWFWVKAAVVSLILFYLGRKFAEGWSVPQASLRDINVADFIFSILILSLALALLPLASKMTAEILNRKISFSKSYQAYFYSQLGKYVPGGVWSYVGRVYLLNQQGVEKQIALLITLLEVFFLSLSGVVCFLLSAFFWKTIPHFIIGLLWVGLVIVLSLLFSPFVLRKIGSYVGGTVDLTDFRNKSKEVSLLLLVYTCFWGMVGIAFYQMIEAVIPIPFKMVLVLWGLYPLAWIVASFVFFIPAGIGVREGALVYLLNFYLPPHQSIGISLVSRIWWILAELFCSVLVLTWGLFHREKN, from the coding sequence ATGAGTGACCCTTGGATGCTGACATTAAAAAGCGGCATGACCGCGGGAAAGAGGAAGTGGTTTTGGGTTAAGGCTGCAGTGGTCTCGCTGATCCTTTTTTATCTCGGAAGGAAGTTTGCCGAGGGATGGAGTGTTCCGCAGGCAAGCCTGCGCGACATCAATGTTGCTGATTTTATCTTCTCCATCCTTATTCTTTCTCTTGCATTGGCCCTCCTTCCGCTCGCTTCTAAGATGACGGCTGAAATCTTAAATCGAAAAATCTCTTTTTCAAAGAGCTATCAGGCCTATTTCTATTCCCAGTTAGGGAAGTATGTCCCAGGGGGAGTCTGGTCTTATGTCGGACGGGTTTATCTGTTGAACCAACAAGGGGTTGAGAAGCAGATCGCTCTGTTAATTACCCTCTTGGAGGTGTTTTTTCTCAGCCTCAGCGGAGTGGTCTGCTTTTTACTCTCCGCGTTCTTCTGGAAGACGATTCCGCATTTCATCATTGGTCTTCTCTGGGTCGGCCTCGTGATTGTCCTCTCGCTTCTTTTTTCGCCATTTGTATTACGAAAAATTGGAAGCTATGTCGGTGGGACGGTGGATCTCACCGATTTCAGAAATAAATCGAAGGAGGTCTCTCTTCTCCTTTTGGTCTATACTTGCTTCTGGGGAATGGTGGGGATTGCCTTTTATCAAATGATCGAGGCGGTCATTCCGATTCCTTTTAAAATGGTCTTGGTTTTATGGGGACTCTATCCATTGGCCTGGATCGTCGCCAGCTTCGTTTTTTTTATACCGGCTGGTATCGGCGTTCGAGAAGGAGCGTTGGTTTATCTTCTCAACTTTTATCTGCCGCCGCATCAATCGATAGGGATCTCGCTGGTTTCACGGATTTGGTGGATTTTGGCTGAACTATTTTGTTCGGTGCTGGTTTTGACATGGGGACTCTTTCACCGGGAAAAGAACTGA
- a CDS encoding acyltransferase encodes MGRLNSEYIRRGLQMLISSKWFDAPGLINLRMGAYRIFFEVGRESLIARNVLFIRPHGFTGGFLTLGERVAINHDVEIDYSGGIEIEDDVWVSQFVLIDTHKHVVKTRRLKKDQEVRLSTLKICRDAWVGAFASILPGVTRIGEGAVVGAGSVVTKDVPDFAIVAGAPAKIIGERKKESDE; translated from the coding sequence ATGGGTCGTCTCAATTCCGAATATATCCGGCGGGGCCTCCAGATGCTGATTTCAAGCAAATGGTTTGACGCCCCCGGGCTGATCAATCTCAGGATGGGTGCCTATCGGATTTTTTTTGAGGTGGGACGTGAGAGTCTTATTGCGCGAAATGTCCTCTTCATCCGACCGCACGGATTTACAGGCGGCTTTCTTACATTGGGAGAACGGGTCGCCATCAATCATGATGTGGAGATTGACTATTCGGGCGGCATTGAAATCGAAGACGACGTCTGGGTTTCGCAGTTTGTTCTCATTGATACCCACAAGCATGTCGTCAAAACGCGCCGCCTCAAGAAGGATCAAGAGGTCCGGCTGAGTACGTTGAAGATTTGCCGAGACGCGTGGGTGGGGGCTTTCGCGTCGATCCTACCCGGGGTCACCCGAATCGGAGAAGGGGCGGTCGTGGGGGCTGGCTCGGTCGTCACCAAGGATGTGCCGGACTTTGCCATTGTTGCAGGGGCTCCCGCCAAGATCATCGGAGAGAGGAAAAAAGAGTCTGATGAGTGA
- a CDS encoding glycosyltransferase family 2 protein, with product MIENKKIGVVVPAFNEEKLIGRVIETMPSYVDRILIVDDQSRDQTADVVRSYVKKHPDHVLLIQHAQNKGVGGAILTGYKAALKEEIDVVVVMAGDAQMDPNDLDRLIAPVVRGEVDYAKGNRLFRGESWEMIPHYRYLGNSVLSLLTKFASGYWHIADSQCGYTAISKRALARLNFDRIYPRYGFPNDLLIELNIAAFKVADVSVRPVYNIGEISGIRLKKVIPVISWLLFKGFFRRMGLKYVIKDFHPLIFFYALGMVLLPLGTLMGFYLVAYRILVGPVATTSALFSAFLIISGLQSLFFGMWFDMDYNKHLR from the coding sequence TTGATAGAGAATAAAAAGATCGGGGTGGTGGTTCCTGCCTTTAATGAAGAGAAGCTGATTGGGCGCGTCATCGAAACGATGCCTTCGTATGTCGATCGTATTCTCATCGTCGATGATCAGAGCCGGGATCAAACCGCGGATGTCGTTCGATCGTATGTTAAGAAGCACCCGGATCACGTTCTCCTCATTCAGCATGCACAAAACAAAGGGGTCGGAGGGGCGATCCTCACAGGCTATAAAGCGGCGCTCAAAGAAGAGATCGATGTCGTAGTCGTCATGGCGGGAGATGCTCAGATGGATCCAAACGACCTCGATCGCCTGATCGCTCCGGTCGTCCGCGGTGAGGTCGACTATGCCAAGGGGAACCGCCTTTTCAGAGGCGAGTCATGGGAGATGATTCCCCACTATCGTTATCTGGGAAATTCCGTTTTGTCGCTGCTGACAAAGTTCGCCTCCGGTTATTGGCATATCGCTGACTCCCAATGTGGCTACACCGCCATTTCAAAGCGGGCGCTCGCCCGGTTGAATTTCGATCGCATTTATCCAAGATATGGTTTCCCGAATGACTTGCTGATTGAATTGAATATTGCCGCCTTTAAAGTGGCCGACGTTTCAGTCCGACCGGTTTACAACATTGGAGAAATATCCGGAATCCGTCTAAAAAAGGTCATTCCGGTCATCTCCTGGCTTCTCTTCAAAGGTTTTTTCAGACGAATGGGACTGAAATATGTGATCAAGGATTTTCATCCACTGATCTTTTTTTATGCCCTCGGAATGGTTTTATTGCCGCTCGGCACGCTGATGGGATTTTATCTCGTGGCTTATCGAATTCTGGTCGGTCCCGTCGCAACGACGAGCGCTCTTTTTTCGGCCTTTCTCATCATTTCTGGATTACAATCTCTCTTTTTCGGTATGTGGTTCGATATGGACTACAACAAGCATCTTCGATAA
- a CDS encoding DUF2723 domain-containing protein yields MDGSKGPSTSFYSVSMTPKRITDSFPPLIFFISFSTYLFTALPSTYWRDTPEFQTIGFLLDIAHPAGSPLYAMMAKLFTFIPIGSIAFKTTLVSAFFGAAVATLIYLILSVLLQQISTEDTAFDSSDGIRWIAFFATLVFSFSNALWENSNSTEVYAFQNFFTALFILILLKTDLFSKQSGPQNAGVFQLFFTLSFLYGLSLGAHAILILYLPLLLLLVYFVWLRPFSQDIFKTYALLFFFFLLGFSVYLYLPIRSSRNPFYNWGDPETLSNFLIHITDRKDASYHFSLPEPLLPQFLFYLKLLMENFSFLGILVAGIGLIYLVIKKEIKLLAMFALFYFPPFIFFVRYWRWNSAFIPTFLVVTLLLGIGIRFICKQCLMWQKRYAFNPNYIKVIWGLLGIQLCFLIWGHFKDNADENYWFTRDIYRTILNGVPHNSIIFMVNTGFGLSYLQQIEGFRPDVTLLSVVDFMQPRVFTKVEQAKYPHVVVPTTTREKLGPSFIKANINDHPIYWEPSFKYNKLVLDQLVPDGFFFRISTSPVTLDVETKQRSLNKFREQITRNTEFHDSEEKTFYWNILNGRGTYYFDQKNFKLALGYFEMARMLIPDDMWSLKMLGATHIQLGELEEAEKFYLEAMSVNKQDHEVYRDLGLLYFYKGKPEEAEKLLKKASDMDPTDFLTTFYFGVMEEEKGDIKKALFYFEKVLEGNPDFEDAKDKVNSLQQRMNS; encoded by the coding sequence GTGGATGGATCGAAAGGTCCATCCACCTCTTTTTATTCCGTTTCTATGACGCCAAAGAGGATCACCGACTCTTTCCCACCCCTTATCTTTTTTATTTCGTTCAGTACTTACCTCTTTACCGCCCTTCCTTCTACCTATTGGCGAGATACGCCTGAGTTCCAGACCATTGGGTTCTTGCTGGATATCGCCCATCCAGCCGGATCGCCCCTTTATGCCATGATGGCCAAACTTTTTACCTTTATTCCAATAGGAAGCATCGCTTTTAAAACCACATTGGTATCGGCCTTTTTCGGCGCAGCGGTGGCGACACTTATTTATTTAATCCTCTCTGTTTTGCTCCAACAGATATCAACCGAGGACACCGCCTTCGATTCATCCGATGGCATTCGATGGATCGCTTTTTTTGCTACACTTGTTTTTTCGTTTTCGAATGCGCTTTGGGAGAATTCAAACTCTACCGAAGTGTATGCCTTTCAAAATTTCTTTACCGCGCTTTTTATTTTGATCCTGCTCAAAACCGATCTGTTCTCCAAACAATCTGGACCCCAGAATGCGGGTGTATTTCAATTGTTCTTCACACTGTCGTTTCTATATGGCTTAAGTTTGGGCGCTCATGCTATTTTGATTCTTTATCTTCCCCTTTTACTTCTATTGGTTTATTTCGTTTGGCTGAGGCCTTTCTCCCAGGATATCTTTAAGACATACGCGCTCCTCTTTTTCTTTTTTTTGCTGGGGTTCTCAGTCTATCTTTATCTCCCAATTCGCTCTTCACGGAACCCTTTTTATAATTGGGGAGACCCGGAAACCCTTTCGAATTTTTTGATTCATATTACAGATCGCAAAGATGCGAGCTATCATTTCAGCCTTCCTGAACCGCTGCTCCCTCAGTTTTTGTTTTATTTAAAATTACTCATGGAAAATTTTTCGTTTCTGGGTATCTTGGTCGCTGGGATTGGATTGATCTATCTCGTAATAAAAAAAGAAATAAAATTGTTGGCGATGTTTGCTCTTTTTTATTTTCCTCCTTTTATCTTTTTTGTTCGTTATTGGCGGTGGAACTCAGCATTTATCCCGACCTTTCTGGTCGTTACGCTCCTCCTTGGAATCGGTATCCGGTTCATATGCAAGCAGTGTCTGATGTGGCAGAAAAGATATGCATTTAATCCCAATTACATTAAGGTGATCTGGGGATTGCTGGGAATTCAATTATGCTTTTTGATTTGGGGCCATTTTAAGGACAACGCCGACGAGAATTACTGGTTTACGAGAGATATTTACAGGACCATCTTAAATGGCGTTCCACACAATTCCATCATCTTCATGGTGAATACAGGTTTCGGACTGAGCTATCTGCAACAGATCGAGGGCTTTCGTCCCGACGTGACCCTGTTGAGTGTGGTCGATTTTATGCAGCCGCGGGTTTTCACGAAAGTTGAGCAGGCAAAATACCCTCATGTCGTGGTCCCGACCACAACCCGAGAGAAACTCGGACCCTCATTCATTAAAGCGAATATTAACGATCATCCAATTTATTGGGAGCCGAGTTTTAAATATAATAAGCTCGTCTTAGATCAGCTCGTTCCCGACGGATTCTTCTTCCGGATTTCTACATCCCCTGTCACCCTTGATGTAGAGACGAAGCAGCGTTCTTTAAATAAATTCAGAGAGCAGATCACCCGCAATACGGAATTCCACGACAGTGAAGAGAAAACCTTTTATTGGAATATTTTAAATGGCCGCGGGACGTATTATTTCGATCAGAAGAACTTTAAATTGGCACTCGGTTATTTTGAAATGGCCCGAATGCTGATTCCCGACGACATGTGGAGCCTGAAGATGCTCGGGGCGACGCACATCCAACTGGGTGAGCTTGAAGAGGCGGAAAAATTCTACCTCGAAGCCATGTCAGTGAACAAGCAAGACCATGAAGTGTATCGGGATTTGGGTCTGCTCTATTTTTATAAGGGAAAGCCGGAAGAAGCGGAGAAACTTTTGAAAAAAGCATCCGATATGGATCCGACCGATTTCCTGACCACCTTTTACTTTGGCGTGATGGAAGAAGAAAAAGGAGATATTAAGAAAGCACTATTTTACTTTGAGAAGGTTCTAGAAGGAAACCCCGATTTTGAAGATGCAAAGGATAAGGTGAACAGCCTTCAACAGCGGATGAACTCTTAG
- a CDS encoding prepilin-type N-terminal cleavage/methylation domain-containing protein — MFNRAKNQKGFTLIELMIVVAIVGILAAIAIPNFLNYQAKSQQAEAKANLGAVFTSMVAYSASNTTGFTGATLPIIGFTTSGSPRYTYTLSGLANTTFTAKATGTAGRVIGDVWKIDQTKTLTDSKASSFTA, encoded by the coding sequence ATGTTTAACAGAGCGAAGAACCAGAAGGGTTTCACACTGATTGAGCTGATGATCGTGGTTGCAATCGTTGGTATTCTTGCGGCGATTGCGATTCCGAACTTTCTCAATTATCAAGCCAAGTCGCAGCAGGCTGAGGCCAAGGCGAATTTAGGCGCGGTCTTTACCAGCATGGTCGCCTATTCCGCCTCGAATACGACCGGCTTTACCGGCGCCACATTACCGATCATCGGGTTCACGACATCGGGGTCGCCACGGTATACATATACACTCTCCGGTTTAGCCAATACCACGTTCACCGCCAAGGCAACAGGGACGGCGGGGCGTGTTATCGGTGACGTCTGGAAAATCGATCAGACCAAAACGCTGACCGATTCGAAGGCATCCTCATTTACTGCCTAA
- a CDS encoding tetratricopeptide repeat protein, translating into MIGLQLEDQGEDQQALKAYMTALRYDPSSAFLLTRIASLYGQMEDQKQATAYAERAFQLHPKDPRVLNLLGNIYVAAGQSEKGLKVFRQLIEIDPKKIEVYYSLAGIYAAQGDLTKAEEMIQKGIDVDPTSGLGYYYLGRISVEKKALDRALSYYQKAVSFHPNFEHGHLEIARVYELQNKPEEADKVYRFILQEVNPRSREARGRLVQLLIQQKAYDEALGFLDELGRLDPSNLDIALQEALIWVEKKEYAKGIEKISTVIQGRPEDIRLKIYLATLYEENKEYEKAVSLYRETLEKDNKLYDVRIRLGALYFYKLKQIDEALEQGERALQIDSQKPEAYLFNGLVLYESNRYEEASRIFLKGIEKNPKAADLHFHLGATYDKLNRFDDVVKEMEKTIELDSRHANALNYLGYTYAEKGVHLNEAIDLINRALIIRPDDGYFIDSLGWAYYKKGKMEEALQTLQKAVSLVPEDPVIHEHLGELYLRQNHLDLAKEAWTHSLKLDPKNDKLITRFKQAGFGEPLVEDRSQKRSDSQEIFPAESSVQKDVQKGSLH; encoded by the coding sequence GTGATTGGTCTTCAATTGGAGGATCAGGGAGAAGACCAACAGGCGTTGAAAGCCTATATGACGGCGCTCCGATATGACCCCAGCTCCGCTTTTCTGCTCACCCGGATCGCATCGCTCTACGGTCAGATGGAAGATCAGAAGCAAGCGACGGCTTATGCGGAGCGCGCCTTCCAGCTTCATCCGAAGGATCCTCGAGTCCTCAATCTGCTCGGAAATATTTATGTTGCGGCGGGGCAGTCTGAAAAGGGTTTGAAGGTCTTTCGGCAGCTCATTGAGATTGATCCGAAAAAGATAGAAGTCTACTATAGTTTGGCCGGAATTTATGCGGCGCAAGGGGACCTGACAAAGGCAGAAGAAATGATTCAAAAAGGGATCGATGTCGATCCTACCTCCGGATTGGGGTATTACTATCTCGGTCGAATTTCCGTTGAGAAGAAAGCACTTGATCGCGCATTGTCCTATTATCAGAAAGCGGTCTCTTTCCATCCTAATTTTGAACATGGGCATCTTGAAATTGCCCGCGTCTATGAACTTCAGAATAAACCGGAAGAAGCAGACAAGGTCTACCGCTTTATTCTACAAGAGGTCAATCCGAGAAGCCGAGAAGCGAGGGGCCGGCTGGTACAACTCCTCATCCAGCAGAAGGCGTATGATGAAGCCCTCGGTTTCTTGGACGAGCTGGGCAGGTTGGATCCGTCCAATCTCGACATCGCCTTGCAAGAGGCGCTGATCTGGGTTGAGAAAAAAGAATACGCTAAAGGGATCGAGAAAATTTCAACAGTCATTCAGGGAAGGCCGGAGGATATTCGCCTCAAGATCTATCTGGCGACACTTTATGAGGAAAACAAGGAATACGAAAAAGCGGTCTCCCTTTATCGCGAGACTCTGGAAAAAGATAACAAGTTGTATGATGTTCGAATCCGGCTGGGAGCGCTCTATTTTTATAAATTGAAACAGATCGACGAGGCGCTTGAGCAGGGAGAACGTGCGCTCCAGATCGACAGTCAGAAACCGGAAGCCTATCTTTTTAACGGGCTGGTTCTTTACGAATCAAACCGTTATGAGGAGGCCAGCCGGATTTTTTTGAAGGGAATTGAAAAAAATCCAAAGGCGGCAGATCTGCATTTCCATCTCGGCGCGACGTATGACAAATTGAACCGATTTGATGACGTTGTGAAAGAAATGGAAAAAACGATCGAGCTGGATTCTCGACATGCAAACGCACTCAATTATCTTGGATATACCTATGCCGAGAAAGGGGTCCATCTGAATGAGGCGATTGATCTTATCAATCGTGCCCTCATTATTCGACCCGATGACGGCTACTTTATCGACAGCCTCGGGTGGGCATACTATAAAAAGGGGAAGATGGAAGAAGCGCTACAGACGCTTCAGAAAGCGGTCTCGTTGGTCCCCGAAGATCCGGTCATTCATGAGCATCTCGGCGAGCTTTATCTTCGACAAAACCATCTCGACCTTGCCAAAGAGGCATGGACTCACTCATTAAAACTGGATCCGAAAAATGATAAGTTAATCACCCGCTTTAAGCAGGCCGGCTTTGGAGAACCGCTCGTTGAAGACCGCTCTCAAAAAAGATCTGATAGTCAGGAGATTTTTCCTGCTGAATCCTCTGTACAGAAAGATGTCCAGAAAGGATCTTTACACTAA
- a CDS encoding twin-arginine translocase TatA/TatE family subunit — protein MFGIGMPELLVLLVIIMIIFGAGKLPEIGLGLGKAIRGFKKGMSEAEAIDVTPKEKEEAQKAGAEKH, from the coding sequence ATGTTTGGAATTGGGATGCCTGAGCTTCTGGTTCTGCTCGTTATCATTATGATCATTTTCGGCGCTGGAAAGTTACCCGAAATCGGATTGGGTCTCGGGAAGGCCATCCGGGGTTTTAAAAAAGGGATGTCCGAAGCAGAGGCCATTGATGTGACCCCAAAAGAAAAGGAAGAGGCTCAGAAGGCAGGGGCGGAAAAACATTGA